The following nucleotide sequence is from Populus nigra chromosome 15, ddPopNigr1.1, whole genome shotgun sequence.
TACGATGGAGGTAGTTCTCTGGCTGTGTTGGCAGATCATAATTGATCACAAGTGATACTTGCTGGACATCAATACCACGAGCTAACAGATCAGTAGTGATCAGCACACGAGAGGAACCAGAGCGAAATTCCCGCATAATAATGTCCCTTGTGTTTTGGTCCATATCTCCATGAGTGGCAGAGACTGTGTGATCACGACTGCGCATCTTGTCTGTAAGCCAATCTACCTTACGCCTAGTGTTCACAAAGATAACACTTTGGGTTATTGCCAAGGTCTCATATAGATCACAAAGCGTCTCAAGCTTCCATTCCTCCTTGTCAACATTAACATAGAATTGCTTGATACCCTCAAGCGTAAGCTCATCACGCTTCACTAAAATCCTCACAGGTTTATTCATGAACTTCCTTGTAATTTCTAGTGCCTCAGGTGGCATAGTGGCGGAGAAAACCCCAACTTGAATCTTAGGGGGCAGCAACTGGAAAATATCATATatctgtaataaaaaaaaagtccaatCATTAGAGCAAAAGAATTCCAAGAGATGCACATGTGCATCTTCAAATGATGGCATCATGTAAACAGTAACAGAAAGTATTAAGAAAGAATGCAGGTGCAAATTAAAGGTTGGAACCTGATCCTTGAAACCTCGTGAGAGCATTTCATCTGCTTCATCCAATACAAACATCTTGATATAGTCAGGCCGAAGTGATTGTCTCCGCAACATGTCGAACACACGACCAGGGGTACCAACTACAACATGAACCCCTGCTGAGAGAATGCGCTGGTCCTCACGAACACTAGTTCCACCAACACAAGCATGAACCTTGACACCCAGATAATCACCTAGTGCTCTCATAACCTTTTCAATCTGTTGTGCTAGTTCTCGAGTAGGTGCAAGAACCAGTGCTTGGCATTCAACTACATCATAATCAAGCTGCTGCAAAATTCCAGAGCAAAAAGTAGCTGTTTTTCCAGTTCCTGATTGTGCTTGCTGGATTACATCAAGTCCCTTGCAGAATGGGACAATCCCCCTTT
It contains:
- the LOC133674485 gene encoding eukaryotic initiation factor 4A-15, translated to MAGLAPEGSQFDARQFDSKMNELLTTDGQDFFTSYDEVYDTFDAMGLKENLLRGIYAYGFEKPSAIQQRGIVPFCKGLDVIQQAQSGTGKTATFCSGILQQLDYDVVECQALVLAPTRELAQQIEKVMRALGDYLGVKVHACVGGTSVREDQRILSAGVHVVVGTPGRVFDMLRRQSLRPDYIKMFVLDEADEMLSRGFKDQIYDIFQLLPPKIQVGVFSATMPPEALEITRKFMNKPVRILVKRDELTLEGIKQFYVNVDKEEWKLETLCDLYETLAITQSVIFVNTRRKVDWLTDKMRSRDHTVSATHGDMDQNTRDIIMREFRSGSSRVLITTDLLARGIDVQQVSLVINYDLPTQPENYLHRIGRSGRFGRKGVAINFVTKDDERMLSDIQRFYNVTVEELPSNVADLL